From Myxococcota bacterium, a single genomic window includes:
- a CDS encoding TetR/AcrR family transcriptional regulator, translated as MSPALAAEPSKPFAGVRAPKRLLPEAAERKLTERQREILDELEAAIVEDGFAGLTMAQLAARMNCSLRTLYGLAPSKDALQLMVMDRRLHRIGRAAMTAVAPDLDALSALRAYLQATNLAIGPTTETFARSFDAVPGADRLMNQHGNYVIAVTRTLLDRAIEAGQIQPVDTGALALVLGGLGGFFARPQVIPLIAGSPQHTADAILEILIRGLEAR; from the coding sequence TTGAGTCCGGCTCTCGCCGCCGAGCCCAGCAAGCCCTTCGCTGGGGTCCGCGCCCCGAAGCGGCTGTTGCCCGAGGCGGCGGAGCGCAAGCTCACCGAGCGTCAGCGCGAGATCCTCGACGAGCTGGAAGCCGCGATCGTGGAGGACGGCTTCGCCGGCTTGACGATGGCCCAGCTCGCCGCGCGCATGAACTGCTCGCTGCGCACCCTCTACGGCCTGGCGCCGAGCAAGGACGCGCTGCAGCTGATGGTGATGGACCGTCGGCTGCACCGGATCGGGCGCGCCGCCATGACGGCCGTGGCTCCGGATCTCGACGCGCTCTCGGCGCTGCGCGCGTACCTCCAGGCGACCAACCTCGCCATCGGCCCCACCACCGAAACCTTCGCGCGCTCCTTCGACGCCGTGCCCGGGGCCGATCGCCTGATGAACCAGCACGGCAACTACGTGATCGCCGTGACGCGAACTCTGCTCGATCGCGCGATCGAGGCCGGTCAGATCCAACCGGTCGACACCGGCGCCCTCGCCCTGGTGCTGGGCGGTCTCGGTGGTTTCTTCGCGCGGCCCCAGGTGATTCCCTTGATCGCAGGGTCTCCGCAGCACACCGCCGACGCGATTCTCGAGATCCTGATTCGCGGCCTGGAAGCTCGGTAA
- a CDS encoding acyclic terpene utilization AtuA family protein, producing MTDPIRIANCSGFFGDRLSAAKEMVEGGPIDVLTGDWLAELTMLILARTRMKRPNGGYARTFVAQMEQVMGTCLDRGIKVVTNAGGLDPAGCAEAVAGVADKLGLSPVIATVDGDDLLPRMDELIAGNQLTHFETGEPIKDASAFLTANAYLGCWGIVDALDRGADIVITGRCTDAAVVCGPAAWHHRWSRTDFDALAGAVAAGHVIECGTQATGGNYSFFKEVPGMTRIGFPWAEIAADGSTVFGKHDGTGGEVSVGTITSQLLYEIGGPEYFGPDVTTRFDTIELAQSGPDRVAMTGVQGEPPPSTLKVCINRPGGFRNDMSVCLTGLDIEEKAKLIEDAFWYACPFGPDDFQHVSTHLMRNDKPDPETNEQGVAILKISVKDPDEKKVGRAFSNSITELGLATIPGFFGVGGGPSAGRPFGVYEPACVPADRVPQSVTVGNDTREVSSVIPAAEVQVTPPAEPSAGAPGGATRHAPFGLVYGTRSGDKGGNANLGVFARSDAAWAWLDAFLTTEKLQELLPETAPLRVDRHRLPNLRSLNFLVHGLLEEGVAASTRQDGQAKSLGEWLRAREVELPEALLS from the coding sequence ATGACCGATCCGATCCGTATCGCGAACTGCTCCGGGTTCTTCGGCGACCGGCTCAGCGCGGCGAAGGAGATGGTCGAGGGGGGTCCGATCGACGTGCTCACCGGCGACTGGCTCGCCGAGCTCACCATGCTGATCCTGGCGCGCACGCGCATGAAGCGCCCGAACGGGGGCTACGCCCGCACCTTCGTCGCCCAGATGGAGCAGGTGATGGGCACCTGCCTCGATCGCGGCATCAAGGTCGTGACCAACGCCGGTGGCCTCGACCCGGCGGGTTGCGCCGAAGCCGTGGCGGGCGTCGCCGACAAGCTCGGGCTCTCGCCGGTGATCGCCACGGTCGATGGCGACGACCTGCTTCCCCGGATGGACGAACTGATCGCCGGCAACCAACTCACCCACTTCGAGACCGGCGAGCCGATCAAGGATGCGTCGGCGTTCCTCACGGCCAACGCCTATCTCGGCTGCTGGGGGATCGTGGATGCCCTGGACCGCGGGGCCGACATCGTGATCACCGGCCGCTGCACCGACGCCGCCGTCGTGTGCGGCCCGGCCGCCTGGCACCACCGCTGGTCGCGCACCGACTTCGACGCGCTCGCCGGCGCCGTCGCCGCGGGCCACGTGATCGAATGCGGCACCCAGGCCACGGGCGGGAACTACTCCTTCTTCAAGGAAGTCCCGGGCATGACCCGGATCGGCTTCCCCTGGGCGGAGATCGCCGCCGACGGCTCCACCGTGTTCGGCAAGCACGACGGCACCGGCGGCGAGGTCTCGGTGGGGACCATCACGTCCCAGCTGCTCTACGAGATCGGCGGTCCCGAGTATTTCGGTCCGGACGTCACCACCCGCTTCGACACCATCGAGCTCGCCCAGAGCGGGCCCGACCGGGTCGCGATGACCGGCGTGCAGGGCGAACCGCCGCCGTCGACGCTGAAGGTCTGCATCAACCGCCCGGGCGGTTTCCGCAACGACATGAGCGTCTGCCTGACCGGTCTCGACATCGAGGAGAAGGCGAAGCTGATCGAGGACGCGTTCTGGTACGCCTGCCCCTTCGGGCCTGATGACTTCCAGCACGTGTCGACCCACCTGATGCGCAACGACAAGCCCGACCCCGAGACGAACGAGCAAGGGGTCGCGATCCTCAAGATCAGCGTGAAGGATCCGGACGAGAAGAAGGTCGGCCGGGCGTTCTCGAACTCGATCACCGAGCTCGGGCTCGCCACGATCCCGGGGTTCTTCGGCGTCGGTGGGGGGCCCAGTGCCGGGCGTCCCTTCGGCGTGTACGAGCCCGCCTGCGTGCCCGCCGATCGGGTGCCCCAGAGCGTCACGGTCGGCAACGACACCCGGGAGGTGTCGTCGGTGATCCCCGCCGCAGAGGTGCAGGTCACCCCGCCGGCCGAGCCCTCGGCCGGCGCACCCGGCGGCGCCACGCGACACGCGCCCTTCGGTCTCGTCTACGGCACGCGCTCGGGCGACAAGGGCGGCAACGCCAACCTGGGCGTCTTCGCCCGCAGCGACGCCGCCTGGGCGTGGCTCGATGCCTTCCTCACCACCGAGAAGCTCCAGGAGCTCCTCCCCGAAACGGCACCGCTCCGCGTCGATCGTCACCGCCTGCCGAACCTGCGCTCGCTCAACTTCCTGGTGCACGGCCTCCTCGAGGAAGGCGTGGCGGCGTCGACCCGACAGGACGGCCAGGCCAAGAGCCTCGGCGAGTGGCTGCGCGCGCGCGAAGTCGAGCTGCCCGAGGCGCTGCTGTCTTGA